A genomic segment from Panulirus ornatus isolate Po-2019 chromosome 20, ASM3632096v1, whole genome shotgun sequence encodes:
- the LOC139755859 gene encoding uncharacterized protein: MHLIMAGRKEDKDLSKFIVGTCMGMCPNAELRLRQREQLIHPLEMAVDSSGKRLNYAQPRAMIKEFSRSAAGHEIKASDIRPVAVLVKTVKYLLTSLCSRKDVPWALVYQFIDDRLRAIRQDLCVQGVKNITCIQLQQASVRFYVYSNYRTCEHELCDFDPYLNNKHLAETLATVISWFEDLDKEDKQRKVNDASLADASSFCNHSDESDSHSDESDQEEIWNASDDDANESKILHDAETSEKDTILERTVANEEASLKISEDSCVRDQDSCTEGSETVRNVSEAEEGIGTSTHSARTSSGITDGNKCDVAVSEYSVREEAEALYLLVHFGNEEALMHILKLPKHIRCSRLVSVATEMSIAWLTHNYCRVLRLSTFLPPLLLCALHPHLTQIQRKALGILSRAHCCKGLVYKQEDLATILCFPSSHELVEACKHYGLTVVEGGVSFMKGAFNWDSPLMKPCRLKWIDDKLATIHLHELFLPQGLSL, encoded by the exons ATGCATCTA ATCATGGCAGGCAGAAAGGAAGATAAGGATCTTTCAAAGTTCATAGTGGGAACATGCATGGGAATGTGTCCTAATGCGGAGTTACGGCT CCGGCAACGAGAGCAGTTGATTCACCCTTTGGAAATGGCTGTTGATTCCAGTGGTAAAAGACTGAATTATGCCCAGCCAAGGGCAATGATAAAGGAGTTTTCACGTTCAGCTGCTGGTCATGAGATTAAGGCATCAGATATTCGCCCTGTAGCAGTGTTGGTCAAAACAGTGAAGTATTTGTTAACCAG TTTGTGCTCCCGAAAAGATGTTCCATGGGCTTTGGTTTATCAGTTCATTGATGACCGATTGCGAGCCATAAGACAAGACTTGTGTGTCCAGGGAGTCAAGAATATCACATGCATACAACTCCAGCAAGCTTCAGTCAGATTTTATGTTTATTCAAATTATAG AACTTGTGAACATGAGCTCTGTGACTTTGATCCATATCTTAATAATAAACACCTTGCTGAAACATTAGCAACTGTCATCTCATGGTTTGAGGATCTAGACAAAGAAGATAAACAACGTAAGGTTAATGATGCTAGTCTTGCCGATGCCAGCTCATTTTGCAATCATTCAGATGAAAGTGATAGTCATTCAGATGAAAGTGATCAAGAGGAAATTTGGaatgctagtgatgatgatgctaatgaaAGTAAGATCCTGCATGATGCAGAAACAAGTGAAAAGGATACTATCTTAGAGAGAACTGTGGCCAATGAGGAAGCAAGTTTAAAGATTTCAGAAGATTCATGTGTAAGAGATCAGGACTCATGTACAGAGGGATCAGAGACAGTGAGGAATGTGAGTGAAGCTGAAGAAGGTATAGGAACTTCCACACATAGTGCAAGAACTTCCAGTGGCATAACAGATGGAAATAAATGTGATGTAGCAGTCTCAGAGTATTCTGTAAGAGAAGAAGCTGAAGCATTATATTTATTGGTACACTTTGGCAATGAAGAAGCTCTTATGCACATACTTAAACTTCCAAAACATATAAG gTGTTCAAGATTGGTGTCTGTAGCTACTGAAATGAGTATTGCATGGCTCACACATAATTACTGTCGTGTCCTCCGTCTTTCAACATTTTTACCCCCATTACTTTTATGTGCACTTCATCCACATTTGACTCAGATTCAGAG AAAAGCACTAGGCATTCTCAGTCGAGCCCACTGTTGTAAAGGGCTTGTCTATAAACAGGAGGACCTTGCGACCATTCTCTGTTTCCCCAGCAGTCATGAACTGGTTGAAGCTTGTAAACACTATGGTCTCACTGTGGTTGAAGGAGGTGTGAGCTTTATGAAGGGAGCATTTAATTGGGATTCACCTCTG ATGAAACCATGTCGATTAAAGTGGATAGATGACAAATTGGCCACGATACATCTACATGAACTCTTTCTTCCTCAAGGTCTTAGCCTATGA